The bacterium genomic interval GTGTTAAATACACTTGCCAATTCTCTCAAATCCCTCTTAATCTCCCTTTTCTAAAGGGAGAAATCTAAAATTTACCCCGTTTCAAAACTTTCATTCCTTTCATACCTATTTTGACATTATCAAATATCCACAGCTACAGCAGGAGCCTGGAAGGGGAGGGCATAGTATTTGAGATGGTTTTTGAATATTCCCGGTATCTTCGAGCGTTCCAAAATAACATCCCGGCCGATGATTTTTTCATCACGTTTCAATTTAAAATTATTATCTTTTAAAGCTTTTTTGCCGCTAACTATTATCCATGCCATTTTTTGTCCTTTTACCGTATTATCGGCAAAAAATAAAATATTTTACAATAATAGACGAATTAAATTATAAGGCATATATAAATGGTGTGGAGGCAAAACAATGAAGGCTTATCACACAATATTTACTTTGATTTTACTGCAGGTATTTGCTTTTGAGGTCTTTGCAAGGTCCCCTTTAAGATATGCTTCTTATGAAAAAGAAAAAAGCATGGTTCTTACGAAAAACCAGAGAGGATTGCACTTTACCCCCTGGTGCTTTTCAAGCAGGGAAAAAACAAGGGAAATACTTGATTACTATAAACAATCGAATTTGAACATGATTGTAATCGCGATGAAAACGGAAGACGGTTTACTGCCATATGAAAGCAAAGTGCAATTAGCCCAAAAAATAGGGGCCTGTAAACCGGTAATTAAAAACGTAAAGCTCCTGGTACGGGAATTCCAAAATATGGGGATTTATACAATCGCGCGCGTTGTGGTTTTCCAGGATACGGTTTTGTCAAGGGGCCAGCCTGGATGGGCCCTGTCAAAAAACGGGAATTGGACAAAACCTTATCATCCGATGGTGTGGAAATATAATCTGTCAATAATAAAAGAACTGGTGGATTTTGGATTTGATGAAATAAATTTTGATTATATCCGTTTTCCAAATCCCGGGGACAGGGGGAGCTATCAAAAACCCGGAAATGCCTTACGGCCATATGAAGCGATTGAGGGTTTTTTGGAATATCTTTATAAGAATATAAAATCATATAATAGTTCAATTAAGCTTTCAGCGGATGTTTTTGGGATAGCATGCATGAATAAGCGGGAGGATATTGAGATACTTGGGCAGCGTATTGGTTACATGTCCAAATACTTGGATTATATTTGCCCGATGAATTATCCTTCCCATATTGCTGATGAATTTTCGGTCATTAATAATCCGCGGTTTCATCCCTATGAAGCGATGAAATATTTAACAGAAAAAACATTATGCAACGCGACATTGACAAAAGCGAAAGTCAGGCCGTGGATCCAGGATTTTTCTTACCGCGTTAACGATGTCTTTAACGGTAATTATGTGCTTTCCCAGATAAAAGCTGTAAATGATACTGAAGCAACGGGATGGCTTGCGTGGAACGCGTGGGGAAATTATTCCTGGCCGGTCTATCAAAAGAGGAAGAAAACGCTCCCTCTTTAACCCCCCCCAAAAAAATATATTATGTTTTTTCTTTTTCCTCGAGTTTAAAAAGTGCTTCAACAACCTGTGTGTCGAATTGTGTCCCGGAACATCTTTTTATTTCAGATAAAGCGTCTTTTTTGCTGATTGAAGAGCGGTATGGCCTTTCGGAAGTCATCGCGTCGTAAGAATCGGCGACGCACAATATTCTCGCGAGAAGCGGTATATTATCGCCTTTAAGGTTATCGGGATAACCTTTCCCGTCGATTTTTTCATGATGTGATCTTATAATGGACACAATAGTATTTAAACTTTTTATTGGTTTTAAAATTTCTTCCCCCTGGATAGTATGCTTTTTTATAAGCGCGAATTCCTCGTCAGTCAGTTTAGTTGTTTTATCGAGTATTTCATCATCCGTTCCTATCTTCCCGATATCGTGCAGCAAAGCCGCGATATTAAGAATATCTATATCGTGTTCTTTTATTCCCATTTCCCTGGCTATAGCCACGGCATATTTGGCAACACCTATAGAATGGCCTTTTGTCCAGTGACTTTTCGCGTCTATTGCGTTTGCAAAGGCAACAATAAGGTCGTGGTATAATTCTTTTAAATCTTTATGAGCGCCGTCAGTATCCTTAAGCATATTAAAAAAGGCGTTCCTGCTTTTAATAAGTTTATTTTGCTGCTCTTTAGCTTCTGTAATATCAATTAACAAGTGGACAAAACCTATTGGGGCCGACCCTCCGCCAAATACAGGTGTAATATTTACTTTAAAATACTTATTGAAATTCTTATTATAATATTCGTATGTTTCTGAATGCCGGGTTTTTAATGACTTTTCTAACGGACAATCATCTATGGGATTATTTTTTTTGTGAAATACCTCATAACATTTTTTTGAGATTAACTCTTTTATAGGTATTTTATAGAGGTCGGAAAAATATTTATTTATCCTCAAGATATTAAATTTATTATCAACCAGCATAGCGCCATAAGGCATAGAGTCAAATGTTTCCTTCCATTCGTTGGCCGCGTGTTCTAATTGTTTTTCAGACTGCTGTGCCTTTACCAGGAGTTTTTTTCTTTCATCTGTCAGGTATGCGGTTAACGTTGAACCAATAGGTGTTATTAAAATAAGGACATGCAGGAAATTTTCATAAAAAGTATTTGCTAAAAACAGGTGCCGGAATAAATATTCGCCGTGCTCGTTATAATCATAGAAAAGATATGTTATAAATATCAACCACCCGAATGCGCCGATAAAAAGGCTAAATTTAGATTTCATGATTTTTACTTTTTAGTTTTTTATTAAGCCTGTTTATTTCTTCCTTAAGTTCAAGCATTTTAAGCTCCCTGCCAATGGCCATTTCGTAGAAATCTTCAAGTTCTTTCACCCTTTTTGCCTGTTCTTCTTCAAGCTTTACTTTTTTTGTTATATCCCTGATTATTACTCTTATGCCTGCAAAAGTTTTTTTAGAATCGTAAATTGAAACTAAATGTATTGTAACATCCAGTTTTTCGCCATCTTTTTTTATTATATTCCCTCTCTCGATTAAAAATGTCCCTTCACGTTTAAGCTTTTCTAAGCAGTTTTCTATATCCTTCCATAGTTCAAAGGTGCATAATTCTTTAAGATGTTTGCCTATAATTTCTGTTTTTAAATAATGAAAAGATTCATACCCCTGCCTGTTTGAACGGATAATAAAATTATTTGTATCTATAAAATAGATTATATCAGAGGAGTTTTCAACAACTTCCATGTAGCTCTTTTCAATTTCCTTTAATTGTCCTTTTAACATTGTATGGGCTTCTTCGAGTTTAGTCCTTATTTCCCAGTTGAAAATTTTAAGTATGCCGCTTGTCGCCCGCGCAACAATTATAGCGCATAAAGCGCGGAATACCTGGACAGGGATGTGGACTATTGATAGAAATGAATCCGTGTTAATATAATTGGCCGGGAAGAAATTCCCTTTCGGGACTACTAATCCCCCAAGGATACCATAAACTAAAAATGATGATCCTATTGATTTAAAATATTTTTTTACCTTCAGTTGTTCTAATGTTTCTTTTTCCAGTTTATAGTATAAAAAGAAGCCGAGGCTGATTAAAACTCCGCCTGGAAAACCAAAAAGATATCTCGTCCAGGTAGTGCCCGCTGTCCAAAAGTCGGAAGATGCGGCGCTTACAATCAGGATAAAAGCAGCTATTGCGGGTGTTAACCACCAGGTAAGCAGTTTAGAAAATTTTTTATGCCACGAATTTGTGTTCGATGCTGCCAGACAAAAGAGCTGCCTGCCGAATTCAAATAAGAAAACATAAGAAACAGCCAGTATAAACCAGCGTATTACATCTGAGACAGAGTGTCTTCCTTTAATTATAGTCCACATGTCTAAGAGCTCGTTTGTCCCGTGTGTTATGCCGAATAATGCCAGAAGCCACAAAACATTTGCGATTTCAAACGCGCTTTTTTCCCTCGGCTGGACTAAAATGACATTCCCCATTACAATAAATGCCAAGCCGTAAATAAGAAATACAACATCTAAATTATTTTGAAAGTAATAAAAGATTAAATCCATTTTATTATGAATGTTTTATTTTTAAGACTAAGAGGCTCTGAATTATTTTCGTCATTTTCATTCAAAAATTTGAATAAATTTACTTTTCCATTATTTCAGGTTGGACAACGATGCTTGAAGTGTATATAATATCAGATAAAAAGGGATATAACAAGAATGCATAAAAATAAAACTTTAATTTTGAACGGTAAAACAATAAAAAAGTTAGTCGGGATGAAAGATGCAATTGAGGCTGTTGAAAAAGCATTTTATGCTTTAGGTGAAGGAAAAACCAAAATGCCCGCAAAATTATATTTGAATTTACCCGAATATAATGGAGATTTCAGGGCGATGCCTGCTTATATTGAAGGTTTTAAAGGATGCAGTATGAAATGGGTGAATGTGCATCCGGATAACAAGAAAAAAGGGCTTCCGACGGTTATGGCAATTATTATTTTAAGCGATCCGGATAATGGTTTTCCTTTATGCATTATGGATGCGGGTTACGCGACAGCGTTAAGGACAGGCGCGGCGGGGGGTATCGCGGCAAAATACCTCGCGAGATGCGATTCACAGGATATCGCGCTTGTGGGATGCGGCGCACAGGCAAAAACCCAGCTTTTGGCGCTGGACAAATTTTTTAATATTAAAAAAGTGAAAGTATGGGGCTTTAAAACAAGCGAGGCAGAAACGTTTATTAAAAAAATGGATAAGAATTTTAAAATGGCAGTCTGCGGCACAGTTAAAGAATGTGTTTATGGCTGTGACATAGTTGTTACAACAACGCCTTCGCGAGAACCAATAGTTAAACTGGAATGGCTGAAAGAAGGAGTTCATATAAACGCAATTGGAGCGGATTCAAAAGGCAAGGAAGAACTTGACCCCGGTATTTTAAAAAAAGCGAGGATAATTGTGGACTGCTGGGAACAGGCGTCTCACAGCGGCGAGATAAATGTGCCGTTAAGCAGTGGAATAATCTCAAAGGAAAACATCTTTGCCGACATAGGAGAAATAGTTACAGGCAAAAAAAGAAGCAGGACCCGTGACAAAGAAATAACGGTTTTTGATTCTACAGGCCTCGCGATACAGGACACGGCTATAGCGAACGTAATTTATGAAAAAGCATTAAGAGAAAAGAAAGGCAGATATATTGAATTAATTTAGAGCCTCTTAATAAACTACCAGACTTTTTTACATCTTCTTCTTTCGGATAATAACCTTCTGAAAGGCCTGGTTCTTCGTTCGTTCTGGCTGTGATCCACTCGGTATCTCCTGCGGTCTTTACTTGACCTTCTTTCTCTTCCCGAACGGCGCTCTCTTTTTATCATAGGGTTTACCCTCCTTGGTTATTTAAATGTTATTTTATAACTTTTTTGGCCTCCCGTCGATGTAATTTTACATAATTGCCCGCTGTTATTTAAATTGCATCTGGTAAAGTTTATAATAAATTCCATGTTTTTTAAGCAATTCTTCGTGAGGTCCTTCTTCCTTAATCATTCCCTTATGCATCACGATAATCTTGTCGGCGTGGCGAATGGTTGAGAGGCGGTGTGCGATGATGATGGCGGTACGGTTTTTTAAGAGGTTTTCCATACCCTCCTGAATCAGTCTTTCTGTTTCAAGATCGACGTTGGAGGTAGCCTCGTCCATCAGCAAAATTTCAGGATCAAACGCGAGCGCCCTCGCGAAAGAAAGAAGCTGTTTTTGCCCGGTTGATAGAATCGCTCCCCGTTCAAATACATTTTGATCATATTGCTTTTCATATTTTTCAATAAATGTGTTTGCCCGGGATAAACAAGCTGAATTTTTTATCCTTTCAAAACTAATGTTTTTATCCCCGAGGGATATATTATCCCTGAAACTCCCGGGAAAAAGAAATAACTCCTGCTGGATAAGGCCGAAAAGCCTGCGCAAATCTTTTTTGTCAATATGGTTTATGTTTATACCGTCAATTAAAATTTCGCCTTTTTGTATTTCATAAAACCTGCCGAGTATATTCATGATTGAAGTCTTTCCCGCCCCTGTGTGCCCCACAATCGCGACCTTCTCGCCCTTTTTTATCGTAAAGTTTAAATCCCGCAAAACATAGCCCGGTTCAGCCGGGTCAGCTTTATAAGAAAAATACACGTTTTTGAACGTTATATTATCTTTAAAATTGCCGGTTTTGGCAGGATTTTCAGGATTAATAATGGTATCTTTTGTGTCAAGGAGCCTGAATACCCGTTCACCTGATACAACAGCGGAAAGAAAAATATTGTATTTTTCGCTTAAATCTTCAATAGGCCTGAAAAATTTTTCCATATATTGCAGGAAAGCTATTAAAATCCCAATCGGAACGGTTTTCTGGATTACCCCAAAACCTCCATACCAGATAATTAACGCGATGCCGGCGGCCCCGATAAGTTCCACGACCGGGTAAAACACGGAATAGTAAAAAATCGTGTCAAGATATGCGTCAAGATGTTCTCTGTTTAACTTGTCGAATTGTCCGAAATTTTTTTCTTCGCGGCTGAATATTTTTACCGTTTTAATGCCTGAGATATTTTCCTGCAGGTATGCGTTTATCGCCGCGATCTTGCTCCTTATAGTCCTGAAACTTACAGTTACTTTCTTCCGGAAAATGAGCGAAGCGATTATTAAAAAAGGCAGGACGGAAAAAACCACAAGCGCGAGTTTTGTGCTTAAGACAATCATCGCGATAATAATCCCGATAAGCATGGTTATATCGCTTATTGTCATGATAATGCCCGACGTAAAAAGTTCATTTAATGTCTCCATGTCGTTAGTCAGGCTTGTCATGATTTTCCCTACAGGGCTCTTGTCGAAAAAAGAATTGGGAAGTTCTATAACATGGTTAAAAATCTCCATCCTTATATTGTGGATGGTCCTTTGCCCGATGAGTTCACTTGTATACATCAGAGTGTAACGGGCGATGAAAGAAAGTGTTATGACCAAAAGGTATAAAACCGCGATCTTATTGAGGCCCGCAAGGCTTCCCTGGAGAATGTAAGAATCCACCGCCACCTTGACAAGGTATGGGTTTATCAATATCAATAATGAATTCGCGGTCAAAAGCAGTAACGCGAAAACAATGTATTTTTTTTGCGGTAAAAGGTATTTCAAAAGCCTCGTCATTACCGCGTGGTCATACGCCTTCGATTTGGTATCGTAAATAAAGGGGTTATTGTGCATTGGTTTCCAACTCTTCTTTTAGGCTTTCTAAATGATAAAGCACAGCGTAAAGCCCGTTTTTCCTTAAAAGTTTTTCATGTGTTCCGGATTCCGCGATTCTGCCTTCATCCAGAACAATAATTCTGTCAGCCATTCGTATTGTCGATGTCCTGTGGCCTATAATTATTATAGTTTTGTCTTTGACTTTTGCCTCGAGATTTTTCATGATTGTTCTTTCTGTTTCGACGTCCATGCTGGAAAAACAATCGTCAAAAATTATAATGGATGGGTTTGTAATTAACGTGCGGCTGATAGACATCCTTTGTTTCTGGCCGCCGGAAAGGTTTATTCCGCGTTCACCCAGCATCGTTTCAAATTTTTCAGGCAAACCGTTAATTTCGTTTAACATCCCGGCGTTTGCTGCGGATTCTTCAATAATATTATCAGGCGGGACATTTTTAAGACCGTAGATTAAATTGTTGTTGATGGAATCGGAAAACAGAAATGTTTCCTGTGGGACAAAACCAATATGTTCACGAATAGTTAACATGGGTATTTTGTTAATATCTTCCCCATTTATAAAAAGCATGTTATTTTCTGTTTCATAAAAATGCGCCACGAGGTTGACAAGGGTTGTTTTGCCCGAACCGATTTTTCCCATTATCGCTATGATTTCACCGGGATTTATCACAAAATTTATGTCTTTGAGGATTTTTTCACTTTTTCCCGGGTAACTGAAATTTAAATTCACGAATTCGATTTTTTTAAGCGGCTGCCGCGGCTTTGAATCAGGGGGAATTATTTCCAGGGAAGGGGCCTGGTCCATCACAAGATCAATTCTTTTCATTGAGGCTATCCCTGCCTGGAAAAGATTTATTACCCAGCCGATCGCCATCATGGGCCAGACAAGAAGCGTTAGGAAGCCGTTAAACGCGACAAAGTCCCCCAGGGTAATTTTTTTTAAAATTACCATTTTGCCGCCAAACAGCAATACAATTAATGTGCTTAAACCCGACATTAAAAACATCAGGGGAAAAAACATCCCCCACATTTTTGTGACCTTAAGGCTGGCACGCAGATATTCATCGCTTTTTTCCCTGAAATTACCGGACACTGTTTCTTCCCTGACGAAGGATTTAATGATCCTTATTCCTGAAAGATATTCCTGCGCCGAGCGGCTTAC includes:
- a CDS encoding putative glycoside hydrolase; translated protein: MKAYHTIFTLILLQVFAFEVFARSPLRYASYEKEKSMVLTKNQRGLHFTPWCFSSREKTREILDYYKQSNLNMIVIAMKTEDGLLPYESKVQLAQKIGACKPVIKNVKLLVREFQNMGIYTIARVVVFQDTVLSRGQPGWALSKNGNWTKPYHPMVWKYNLSIIKELVDFGFDEINFDYIRFPNPGDRGSYQKPGNALRPYEAIEGFLEYLYKNIKSYNSSIKLSADVFGIACMNKREDIEILGQRIGYMSKYLDYICPMNYPSHIADEFSVINNPRFHPYEAMKYLTEKTLCNATLTKAKVRPWIQDFSYRVNDVFNGNYVLSQIKAVNDTEATGWLAWNAWGNYSWPVYQKRKKTLPL
- a CDS encoding HD domain-containing phosphohydrolase translates to MKSKFSLFIGAFGWLIFITYLFYDYNEHGEYLFRHLFLANTFYENFLHVLILITPIGSTLTAYLTDERKKLLVKAQQSEKQLEHAANEWKETFDSMPYGAMLVDNKFNILRINKYFSDLYKIPIKELISKKCYEVFHKKNNPIDDCPLEKSLKTRHSETYEYYNKNFNKYFKVNITPVFGGGSAPIGFVHLLIDITEAKEQQNKLIKSRNAFFNMLKDTDGAHKDLKELYHDLIVAFANAIDAKSHWTKGHSIGVAKYAVAIAREMGIKEHDIDILNIAALLHDIGKIGTDDEILDKTTKLTDEEFALIKKHTIQGEEILKPIKSLNTIVSIIRSHHEKIDGKGYPDNLKGDNIPLLARILCVADSYDAMTSERPYRSSISKKDALSEIKRCSGTQFDTQVVEALFKLEEKEKT
- a CDS encoding PAS domain S-box protein, translated to MDLIFYYFQNNLDVVFLIYGLAFIVMGNVILVQPREKSAFEIANVLWLLALFGITHGTNELLDMWTIIKGRHSVSDVIRWFILAVSYVFLFEFGRQLFCLAASNTNSWHKKFSKLLTWWLTPAIAAFILIVSAASSDFWTAGTTWTRYLFGFPGGVLISLGFFLYYKLEKETLEQLKVKKYFKSIGSSFLVYGILGGLVVPKGNFFPANYINTDSFLSIVHIPVQVFRALCAIIVARATSGILKIFNWEIRTKLEEAHTMLKGQLKEIEKSYMEVVENSSDIIYFIDTNNFIIRSNRQGYESFHYLKTEIIGKHLKELCTFELWKDIENCLEKLKREGTFLIERGNIIKKDGEKLDVTIHLVSIYDSKKTFAGIRVIIRDITKKVKLEEEQAKRVKELEDFYEMAIGRELKMLELKEEINRLNKKLKSKNHEI
- the ala gene encoding alanine dehydrogenase, which translates into the protein MHKNKTLILNGKTIKKLVGMKDAIEAVEKAFYALGEGKTKMPAKLYLNLPEYNGDFRAMPAYIEGFKGCSMKWVNVHPDNKKKGLPTVMAIIILSDPDNGFPLCIMDAGYATALRTGAAGGIAAKYLARCDSQDIALVGCGAQAKTQLLALDKFFNIKKVKVWGFKTSEAETFIKKMDKNFKMAVCGTVKECVYGCDIVVTTTPSREPIVKLEWLKEGVHINAIGADSKGKEELDPGILKKARIIVDCWEQASHSGEINVPLSSGIISKENIFADIGEIVTGKKRSRTRDKEITVFDSTGLAIQDTAIANVIYEKALREKKGRYIELI
- a CDS encoding ABC transporter ATP-binding protein, which translates into the protein MHNNPFIYDTKSKAYDHAVMTRLLKYLLPQKKYIVFALLLLTANSLLILINPYLVKVAVDSYILQGSLAGLNKIAVLYLLVITLSFIARYTLMYTSELIGQRTIHNIRMEIFNHVIELPNSFFDKSPVGKIMTSLTNDMETLNELFTSGIIMTISDITMLIGIIIAMIVLSTKLALVVFSVLPFLIIASLIFRKKVTVSFRTIRSKIAAINAYLQENISGIKTVKIFSREEKNFGQFDKLNREHLDAYLDTIFYYSVFYPVVELIGAAGIALIIWYGGFGVIQKTVPIGILIAFLQYMEKFFRPIEDLSEKYNIFLSAVVSGERVFRLLDTKDTIINPENPAKTGNFKDNITFKNVYFSYKADPAEPGYVLRDLNFTIKKGEKVAIVGHTGAGKTSIMNILGRFYEIQKGEILIDGININHIDKKDLRRLFGLIQQELFLFPGSFRDNISLGDKNISFERIKNSACLSRANTFIEKYEKQYDQNVFERGAILSTGQKQLLSFARALAFDPEILLMDEATSNVDLETERLIQEGMENLLKNRTAIIIAHRLSTIRHADKIIVMHKGMIKEEGPHEELLKKHGIYYKLYQMQFK
- a CDS encoding ABC transporter ATP-binding protein — protein: MKKLILYIARYKKSYILGAVFAVFTSIAGIFIPWILKYAVDDLSKNISYEKILKFSGLIILASVAEGIFRYFMRRITIGASRRIEYDLRNDYFYHLQKLPLSFYDQNNTGDLMSRGTSDLNAIRMLLGPGIMYSADTITTFIFAFTMMVLIDVKLSVLSLIPLVLLTIIIAKMGGKLSKLHETVQEKISEVSRSAQEYLSGIRIIKSFVREETVSGNFREKSDEYLRASLKVTKMWGMFFPLMFLMSGLSTLIVLLFGGKMVILKKITLGDFVAFNGFLTLLVWPMMAIGWVINLFQAGIASMKRIDLVMDQAPSLEIIPPDSKPRQPLKKIEFVNLNFSYPGKSEKILKDINFVINPGEIIAIMGKIGSGKTTLVNLVAHFYETENNMLFINGEDINKIPMLTIREHIGFVPQETFLFSDSINNNLIYGLKNVPPDNIIEESAANAGMLNEINGLPEKFETMLGERGINLSGGQKQRMSISRTLITNPSIIIFDDCFSSMDVETERTIMKNLEAKVKDKTIIIIGHRTSTIRMADRIIVLDEGRIAESGTHEKLLRKNGLYAVLYHLESLKEELETNAQ